From the Saccharomyces paradoxus chromosome XIV, complete sequence genome, one window contains:
- the APC1 gene encoding anaphase promoting complex subunit 1 (Largest subunit of the Anaphase-Promoting Complex/Cyclosome~similar to YNL172W) — MTSKLSIGNDCLPRKTHNGEYGGDTPEWQLQVNITNKSGGINGEIWLSRDGRSVKWCIEDQCLRQFTYNQEIIKAGYIDFEKTPDCFVVVLSDIAHVYMLKKGDSTTVCFPFQIGNAFWYANGVILERDTSTFFMDGGYDLKPIEFDLKHKYITLTDPMTPFGLISITNTFKGGINSASGNKSDSLQDFQLVLFPSDKEKCIAVFLDRNSKVLRFYYSRVLSSDQSRKGELTISSTKKIGLDTAGNSQKTGGIAKDMRKFSLLTRRSTSINSNSHDFNATERVLSGNVGNAPGRTDIFALPSSCSRRSLSATLDRMGNNIAATNRATPSAFFDSSANTGTHSSINPVSQPMQQQQQEYLNQTATSSKDIVLTEISSLKLPDDIIFTSRRLSSILSTLKFLSLRFERREGILIFHEPTHFCKIWLIDLSPDVLDSIPFKIYGNSPQNMIRLENLKLKEPSRIRAMHLHKRLKGCLILVSEGQNEGEYESFICNPFVKISSPSKNIPKDLTKQNSLPSLQRLFPYPESSFTKLCFEALKYITSPAFNISFIFLWQFAYSILPSKVSNGVGCSKIEHDAFSLVLSLLILPIPSFSAQEYNEYKEIYEHDLFHQLKQDSEITSSVLPRIVIGLHLIREEYSLNVLCRNEHALLGQFLSFATAAMGWPDLWQSYYVPKIDSESKTFLHPREQNSTFFHPLDEPPSITKSLYSITENSSIPLCPFISFSRLAATDTQVELRITPRSFKILGLYELVHSPNFLPDYILGILSSLKVDKNELQTYPLGILFPLQNILRILEDKLSEVRDNLELLDRADLQRCSAIINSIRNDSKEVIKRGERDSSMLYKVPLAKNRSCSSKKPSDIYTVLSEIVKSASQVPLDGSAMRMSNIQDDEDIDEGRSLKLNAGLIFSEDKRFTHVVSLLAYYRPTQTQFFTTKTEYAQILAQKKYFAKIMALRTCTNGVGWGAVAYATEKPISTQKWIVQPLNLISMFPDDTKITVKVPEDIGHDVVEWGQFHAGVSSGLRISKKATGITGSWIAFNKPKELDAYHGGFLLGLGLSGHLKNLEEWHIYNYLSPRNTHISIGLLLGMSSSMKGSMDSKLVKVISVHLVAFLPSGSSDLNIDLKLQTAGIIGMGMLYLNSRHKRMSDSIFAQLVSLLNLNDEMIADEEYRLAAGISLGLINLGAGQTKLRKWDSSLLSLGDYLPEDVYDTNDVEENMMYEDLTTKLLEIITSTYDIENDWIPENSQIGAVIAIMFLFLKSNNFEISNVLKVDLKKILKANISNRPELLMYREWASNMILWDFMGDDLSFIMKDVDIGGKFSELNTDLLPIYYTMAGRILAMGIRFASTGNLKIRNVLLSLVDKFLPFYQYPGKQNLDFRLTISVINVLTNVIIVSLSMVMCASGDLEVLRRVKYLHEVVSGPYSDLFQVIPSSKNNGSGVTHASSNTNRSGNSDHYERIDETAASLDDERSINGSDISDPTAFLEDKKDMDDHYGKFLSTNLALGFLFLGSGQYALNTSTLESIAFLSMSVLPIYATPHPLQELKHFWSMAVEPRCLVIKDIFTGDAVNNVPIELVVEEDIEKEEVIKEMSTPCLLPDFSKIKSISVKMHSYFPLEINFTKGYSASDFFSGGTIIYIQRKSESIFEDKASFRNVEDIHVALKRKATGSKDYSKLNLKTEQGNAPSSQLVESLGIQDLTMVELDTILNTENNTALTDSESYNLGLLCSDRNSGDILDCQLELWYKSFGPHVE, encoded by the coding sequence ATGACTTCGAAACTGTCTATTGGAAATGATTGTTTACCAAGGAAAACTCACAATGGCGAATATGGTGGTGACACTCCTGAATGGCAGCTGCAGGTCAACATCACAAACAAATCAGGCGGTATAAACGGAGAAATTTGGTTATCAAGGGACGGAAGGAGCGTTAAATGGTGTATTGAAGACCAGTGCTTACGTCAGTTTACTTATAATCAAGAGATTATCAAAGCTGGCTATAtcgattttgaaaagacaCCAGATTGTTTTGTAGTGGTGCTCTCTGATATTGCGCATGTATATATGCTGAAAAAGGGAGATTCTACGACGGTATGTTTCCCATTCCAGATAGGTAATGCGTTCTGGTATGCAAATGGAGTGATTTTGGAGAGAGACACCTCAACGTTCTTCATGGATGGCGGTTACGATTTAAAACCCATTGAATTCGATTTAAAACATAAATACATCACTCTGACGGATCCGATGACACCTTTTGGCTTAATTTCGATCACAAATACCTTTAAAGGTGGGATAAATAGCGCTTCAGGTAATAAAAGCGATAGTCTGCAAGACTTTCAGCTTGTGCTCTTCCCCAGCGACAAAGAAAAGTGCATAGCAGTTTTTCTAGATCGAAATTCTAAAGTGTTACGATTTTATTACAGTAGAGTTCTATCATCAGATCAGTCCCGAAAGGGAGAGCTAACGATTTCATCgactaaaaaaattggtttgGATACGGCTGGCAATAGTCAGAAGACTGGAGGGATTGCCAAAGATATGCGCAAATTCTCACTTTTAACGCGTAGGTCGACGTCTATAAATTCTAATTCTCACGATTTCAATGCAACTGAAAGGGTCCTTAGCGGCAACGTGGGGAATGCTCCAGGAAGAACAGATATTTTCGCTttaccttcttcttgttcaagAAGGAGCTTATCAGCAACCCTAGATAGAATGGGGAATAACATTGCCGCGACCAATAGAGCTACACCTTCTGCCTTTTTTGATTCCTCTGCAAATACTGGCACTCACTCTAGTATAAACCCTGTGTCACAGCCAatgcaacagcaacagcaggAGTATTTGAACCAAACAGCGACCTCTTCGAAGGATATTGTTTTGACGGAAATATCGTCTTTGAAACTGCCTGATGATATCATTTTCACTTCACGACGTTTGAGCTCTATACTAAGCACTTTAAAGTTTTTATCATTGAGATTTGAACGTCGAGAGGGAATTTTAATATTTCACGAGCCCACGCATTTTTGCAAAATCTGGTTAATTGACCTTTCACCAGATGTCCTGGATTCTATTCCATTCAAAATATACGGGAACTCACCGCAAAATATGATCAGACTGGAGAATTTAAAGCTTAAGGAACCGTCAAGAATACGAGCTATGCATTTACATAAACGCCTTAAAGGTTGCCTGATTTTGGTGTCAGAGGGACAGAACGAGGGAGAATATGAATCGTTTATATGTAACCCCTTCgttaaaatttcatctcCTTCCAAAAACATTCCCAAAGATCTCACTAAGCAAAACTCTCTCCCCTCTTTACAAAGACTGTTTCCCTATCCCGAGAGTAGTTTCACCAAGCTCTGCTTCGAAGCCCTTAAGTATATTACTTCACCTGCATTCAATATCTCATTTATATTTCTATGGCAATTTGCATATTCGATACTTCCTTCAAAGGTTAGTAATGGAGTTGGGTGTTCGAAAATAGAGCATGATGCCTTTTCACTGGTTCTTTCACTACTGATTCTGCCGATACCTAGCTTTTCTGCTCAAGAGTATAACGAgtataaagaaatatatgaaCACGACCTATTTCATCAACTAAAGCAGGATTCAGAAATAACAAGTTCTGTACTACCAAGAATTGTTATTGGATTGCATTTGATACGGGAGGAATACTCCTTGAATGTCCTGTGTCGCAATGAACACGCATTGTTGGGACAGTTTCTCAGTTTCGCTACTGCCGCTATGGGCTGGCCTGATTTATGGCAATCATATTATGTACCCAAAATAGATTCAGAATCTAAAACTTTTCTACATCCAAGGGAACAAAACTCCACTTTCTTTCATCCATTAGATGAGCCGCCATCGATTACCAAGTCATTGTATAGTATAACTGAGAACAGTTCAATACCATTATGTCCGTTCATTAGTTTTTCGAGACTTGCCGCAACGGATACACAGGTTGAATTGCGCATTACTCCAAgaagtttcaaaatcttggGCTTATATGAACTCGTGCACTCTCCCAATTTTTTACCAGATTATATTTTGGGTATCCTTTCCAGCCTGAAAGTAGATAAAAATGAGTTACAAACGTATCCTTTAGGCATTTTGTTTCCATTACAGAACATTTTGAGAATCCTGGAAGATAAACTATCTGAGGTAAGAGATAACCTGGAGTTGTTAGATAGGGCCGATTTACAAAGGTGCAGTGCCATTATCAATAGTATAAGAAATGATTCCAAAGAAGTCATCAAAAGAGGCGAAAGAGATAGCTCTATGTTGTACAAAGTTCCACTCGCCAAAAATAGAAGCTGTTCGTCTAAGAAGCCCAGTGACATATATACGGTATTATCTGAGATTGTGAAAAGCGCAAGTCAAGTTCCACTAGATGGATCAGCTATGAGGATGTCGAACATTcaggatgatgaagatattgatgaaggGCGGTCTCTCAAATTAAATGCAGGACTGATCTTTTCAGAAGATAAAAGGTTTACTCATGTCGTATCATTACTAGCTTATTATAGGCCCACCCAAACCCAATTTTTTACCACCAAGACCGAATATGCCCAGATACTAgctcaaaagaaatattttgctAAAATTATGGCCTTAAGAACGTGTACAAATGGTGTCGGCTGGGGCGCAGTAGCATATGCAACAGAAAAGCCCATATCTACCCAAAAATGGATTGTTCAACCTCTCAACTTAATTTCAATGTTTCCTGATGACACAAAGATAACCGTAAAAGTCCCAGAAGATATAGGACACGATGTTGTGGAGTGGGGGCAATTTCATGCCGGTGTTAGCTCCGGTCTCCGTATTTCAAAGAAGGCAACTGGGATAACGGGTAGTTGGATTGCATTTAATAAACCAAAAGAATTGGACGCTTATCATGGtggttttcttcttgggCTAGGACTTAGTGGACATCTGAAGAATCTAGAAGAATGGCACATATACAATTACTTAAGCCCCAGAAATACTCATATAAGTATTGGGTTACTTTTGGGGATGAGTTCAAGTATGAAGGGCAGTATGGACTCGAAACTAGTCAAAGTTATTAGTGTACATCTAGTGGCCTTTCTGCCTAGCGGGTCTAGCGATTTGAACATAGATCTAAAACTGCAGACTGCTGGTATCATAGGTATGGGTATGTTATATCTCAACTCAAGGCATAAGCGAATGAGTGATTCAATTTTCGCACAGCTAGTATCATTGCTCAATCTCAATGATGAAATGATTgctgatgaagaatatcGATTAGCAGCGGGTATATCGCTCGGTCTTATCAACTTGGGGGCTGGTCAGACGAAATTGAGAAAATGGGATTCATCCTTGCTAAGTCTGGGGGACTACCTGCCCGAAGATGTTTATGATACTAatgatgttgaagaaaacatgATGTACGAAGATCTGACTACGAAGCTATTGGAGATCATCACTAGTACATATGATATAGAGAACGATTGGATACCAGAGAATTCGCAAATCGGCGCAGTGATTGCAAttatgtttttgtttttgaagtcgaacaattttgaaatttccaATGTACTGAAAGTtgacttgaagaaaatcttAAAAGCAAATATTAGTAATCGCCCTGAATTATTAATGTACAGAGAATGGGCGTCCAATATGATTTTATGGGATTTTATGGGCGATGATTTATCGTTCATCATGAAAGATGTCGATATTGGAGGAAAATTTAGTGAACTTAATACCGACTTACTCCCCATATATTATACTATGGCGGGAAGAATTTTAGCCATGGGTATTAGATTTGCCTCTACTGGAAACTTGAAAATTCGCAatgttcttctttctctcgTTGATAAGTTTCTGCCGTTTTATCAATACCCAGGAAAACAGAATCTTGACTTTCGGTTGACAATTTCTGTTATTAACGTTTTAACCAATGTCATTATTGTATCTTTGAGCATGGTTATGTGTGCTAGTGGTGATTTGGAAGTTTTGAGGAGGGTCAAATATCTACATGAAGTTGTATCTGGTCCATATTCAGACTTATTTCAGGTAATTCCTAGTTCTAAAAATAATGGTTCGGGTGTAACACACGCGAGTTCGAACACTAACAGGTCCGGAAATAGTGACCATTATGAGAGAATTGATGAAACAGCTGCTTCTCTCGATGATGAAAGGTCGATAAATGGCAGTGACATTAGTGATCCAACAGCATTTTTAGAAGACAAAAAGGATATGGATGATCATTACGGTAAGtttctttcaacaaatCTTGCACtaggttttcttttccttggGTCTGGGCAATACGCTCTTAATACTTCTACTTTAGAATCTATCGCCTTCTTAAGTATGTCTGTTTTACCCATATATGCAACACCACATCCCTTACAAGAATTGAAGCACTTTTGGAGCATGGCTGTAGAACCTCGTTGCCTTGTTATAAAGGATATTTTCACCGGTGATGCAGTAAACAACGTTCCTATTGAATTAGTGGTTGAGgaagacattgaaaaagaagaagtgaTAAAAGAGATGTCAACACCCTGTCTACTTCCCGATTTTTCCAAGATCAAATCTATCAGCGTAAAAATGCATAGTTACTTTCCGTTAGAAATTAACTTCACTAAGGGCTACTCAGcttctgatttttttagtgGTGGTAcaattatttatatacaaagaaaatccGAAAGTATTTTTGAGGACAAAGCTTCTTTTAGAAACGTAGAAGATATTCACGTTGCACTCAAGAGAAAAGCAACAGGATCCAAAGACTATTCAAAGTTAAACTTAAAAACCGAACAAGGAAATGCTCCCTCTTCACAACTTGTTGAAAGTTTGGGTATTCAAGATTTGACAATGGTGGAACTCGATACTATTTTGAATACGGAAAATAACACAGCATTAACTGATTCTGAATCTTATAATTTAGGTTTGCTCTGTTCAGATAGAAACAGCGGAGATATTTTGGATTGCCAGCTCGAATTGTGGTATAAAAGCTTTGGACCGCATGTTGAATAA
- the MDG1 gene encoding Mdg1p (Plasma membrane protein~similar to YNL173C), which translates to MQSNLPQFTFKWPKGPETVILTGAFDDWKGTLPMVKDPSGAFEITLPVKFDSPDNEVSFKFIVDGQWLPNKDYKVTTDAGVENNFITEEDVKRQYGNGTGMLVPESAGLAVSKNTSLIEAEAEKRAKLRKFKIKRVIKTNKETGERSIFSQEVIELPDSEDEAQQVNKTGKNADGLSGTTTIIENNVGVNEEKAVRPYEEKHPKVTLVKSEGYITDGLGKTQSSESRLYELSAEELEKEEEEEEENKGADEDADTSTGAVVLDIQNKKPSNEAAKIESPEEKVPAGSITSIVKEIPGKSIGKVVAESQTFETKQGPPASATKKIEVERATRAAKSSGAKGLPNKDVQKSPAKKGGFFKKLAQFLK; encoded by the coding sequence ATGCAATCGAACCTACCTCAATTTACGTTCAAATGGCCCAAGGGTCCCGAAACAGTTATTCTGACGGGCGCGTTCGACGATTGGAAAGGTACTTTACCAATGGTGAAGGACCCCAGTGGTGCTTTCGAAATAACGCTGCCAGTAAAGTTTGATAGCCCTGACAACGAGGTCTCTTTCAAGTTTATCGTCGATGGTCAGTGGCTGCCAAATAAAGATTACAAGGTGACCACCGATGCGGGAGTAGAAAACAACTTTATCACTGAAGAAGACGTAAAAAGGCAATACGGAAATGGTACTGGCATGCTGGTTCCTGAAAGTGCCGGATTAGCAGTCTCAAAAAATACTTCATTAATTGAAGcagaagctgaaaaacGTGcgaaattaagaaaattcaagattAAGAGAGTAATCAAGacaaataaagaaacagGGGAAAGGTCGATATTTTCCCAGGAAGTAATTGAATTGCCCGATAGCGAAGATGAAGCGCAGCAGGTGAACAAAACGGGCAAGAATGCAGATGGCTTAAGCGGCACTACGACTATAATTGAGAATAATGTTGGTGTAAACGAGGAAAAAGCGGTTAGGCcatatgaagaaaaacatcCTAAAGTTACCTTGGTTAAGAGTGAGGGATATATTACCGATGGCTTGGGCAAGACGCAATCTTCTGAGTCCAGATTATATGAACTTTCTGCTGAAGAGcttgaaaaggaagaagaggaggaggaggaaaaTAAGGGCGCCGATGAGGACGCCGATACAAGTACAGGAGCAGTAGTTTTAGATATCCAAAACAAGAAGCCATCAAATGAAGCCGCTAAAATTGAGAGCCCCGAAGAGAAAGTACCTGCAGGCTCAATTACAAGCATTGTCAAGGAGATCCCCGGGAAATCAATCGGCAAAGTTGTAGCTGAGAGCCAGACTTTCGAGACAAAACAAGGCCCTCCAGCCTCTGccacaaaaaaaattgaagttgaGAGAGCTACCAGGGCTGCAAAATCTAGCGGCGCGAAAGGACTACCAAATAAAGACGTCCAAAAAAGCCCTGCCAAAAAGGGAGGGTTCTTTAAGAAGTTGGCTCAGTTTTTGAAGTGA
- the NOP13 gene encoding Nop13p (Nucleolar protein found in preribosomal complexes~similar to YNL175C) produces MSETQTSKEDVVMKKDNEEQVKKALLDPTKKRKAEDEIEIDLKSSIPLSKKQKRLLRRGKVTLEELNAKYNIDPKSIEEYKEDAEKKKSGASEEDAQGDESKTDAVTGNTSGEAITKKKKDENKYGVWIGNLSFDTTKDDLVRFFIAKTKDNEDERSRVTEQDITRLSMPRVAAKNSNSMKNKGFCYMFFKNAEQLKAVLELSESHLNGRNMLIKDSENYSGRPDKDDLVAMSKNPPSRILFVGNLSFDVTDDLLRKHFQHCGDIVKIRMATFEDSGKCKGFAFIDFKNEEGSTNALKDKSCRKIAGRPLRMEYGEDRSKRQVRKKVENVTNDKSPSFDISNDRGYDRPRQDSGNKSEYKRSNANRRPPVDSNNRTKSSVALATAQRGSAAIVPSQGKKVKFD; encoded by the coding sequence ATGTCAGAAACACAAACGTCGAAAGAAGATGTTGTTATGAAAAAGGATAACGAGGAACAAGTCAAGAAGGCTTTGCTCGATCcaacaaaaaagagaaaagctgaagatgaaattgagattgatttgaaaagcTCCATTCCCCTGtcaaaaaaacagaagCGTCTTTTGAGAAGAGGGAAAGTTACTCTAGAAGAGTTAAACGCAAAGTATAACATCGACCCTAAGTCTATCGAGGAATACAAAGAGGatgctgaaaagaaaaaatctgGTGCTTCTGAGGAAGACGCCCAGGGTGATGAATCCAAAACTGATGCTGTAACAGGAAATACATCTGGCGAGGCtataacaaaaaagaagaaagatgaaaataaatacgGTGTTTGGATTGGTAATTTATCCTTTGACACCACAAAGGATGATTTAGTCAGGTTTTTTATTGCTAAAACGAAAgacaatgaagatgaaagaaGCAGAGTCACCGAACAAGATATAACCAGGTTATCCATGCCACGTGTTGCTGCCAAGAACTCCAACtctatgaaaaataaaggatTTTGCTACATGTTCTTCAAGAACGCCGAGCAACTGAAAGCGGTCTTGGAGTTATCTGAATCTCATTTAAACGGAAGAAATATGCTAATCAAGGACTCCGAGAATTATTCAGGTAGGCCAGACAAAGACGATTTAGTTGCCATGTCCAAAAACCCAccttcaagaattttatttGTCGGTAATTTGTCATTCGATGTCACGGATGATTTGTTAAGAAAACACTTTCAACATTGTGGTGATATCGTGAAAATCCGTATGGCAACATTCGAAGATAGCGGTAAATGTAAAGGGTTCGCATTTATCGACTTCAAGAACGAAGAAGGATCTACTAATGCATTAAAGGATAAAAGTTGTAGAAAAATTGCCGGAAGACCATTGAGAATGGAATACGGTGAAGATAGAAGTAAAAGACAAGTTCGTAAGAAGGTTGAAAATGTTACCAACGACAAGTCCCCATCATTTGATATCTCCAACGACAGAGGATACGATCGTCCGAGACAGGATAGTGGAAACAAATCCGAATACAAGCGGTCCAACGCCAACAGACGTCCACCCGTAGATTCCAATAATCGTACTAAGAGTAGCGTAGCTTTAGCCACCGCCCAAAGAGGTTCTGCAGCTATTGTCCCATCGCAAGGTAAGAAAGTGAAGTTTGACTAG
- the TDA7 gene encoding Tda7p gives MNSNSTIGKVSFGESDTISLSFREPSSSQISSSTDAAFTSTSTLIPQQGSLTSLPPVSSTVSSAYYSPSLTSDETLYMSFAVSSTNTLVSSTVSSSSSEQDSGSSQYDPTTASYSIITPSLSILSSTSLTSSTLSIPSRSASSTSTLSPSTTSQPLSWSSLSSSWSSLSSSWSSSLMLSSSSLSPSSPYSDTKMFSLDSSSSIFSPSTPTAVSPSYTYLSSISTTSSQISATSDLSSTWFSAISLPSTTSNKDTTLSSSDRNTSTSVYTSFLSSTTDFSITGKSSKLNLSDSSSTVLTSSKSTISMPKLVSSRISSSTSFPNRPSSSSSSDDTTGAYLGTHPLQSTLSTSSSSISLTSQVPSTSATSTSPIPTSSQAYNTAAVSSSEDSKTIYYFYTQAYDITDSSTTFVTGLPTTIAVAKSEVTSFSAPSSTITADMSFYQHWLDGSLDNNQNQDTSKSNTGTIVGSVVGSVGGILICALVVWFMLLRKRKAKREFKETDSFCHEIGRRTGFPTTAQARKASLQAQDSRSQQANIEVASTNNPFSNEFNFKARGAPPPVPPPRNATSMNGSSQNMRSNFIDPENRFSYGSSFTYSSLGSSTQGGFSTLSSNSIRLGHGLDNNVSNDERSSVQNNSQGFLREII, from the coding sequence ATGAATTCCAATAGTACCATCGGGAAGGTGTCCTTTGGAGAATCCGATACGATATCTCTGTCATTCAGGGAACCGAGTAGCAGTCAGATTTCGTCATCAACGGATGCTGCCTTCACATCTACTTCGACATTAATACCCCAACAGGGGAGCCTGACTTCATTACCCCCTGTTTCCAGTACAGTTAGTTCTGCATATTATTCTCCAAGCTTGACTTCTGATGAGACCTTGTATATGTCCTTCGCTGTGTCTTCGACAAATACTTTAGTATCATCTACCGTCAGCAGTTCATCGAGCGAGCAAGATTCGGGAAGCTCCCAATATGATCCAACCACCGCATCATACTCAATAATTACACCATCCTTGTCCATTCTTTCATCGACGTCATTAACATCGTCAACGTTGTCAATACCGTCGAGATCGGCATCGTCAACATCAACATTATCACCATCAACAACATCGCAGCCATTATCATGGTCATcgttgtcatcatcatggTCATcgttgtcatcatcatggTCATCATCTCTTATGttgtcttcatcttcattatcaCCATCTTCACCATATTCAGACACTAAAATGTTTTCGCTCGACAGCAGTTCAtctattttttcaccttCAACACCTACCGCTGTATCCCCCAGTTACACATACTTGTCTTCTATATCTACAACTTCGTCCCAAATCAGTGCCACGTCAGATCTCTCATCAACTTGGTTTTCAGCAATTTCGTTGCCTTCTACAACATCAAATAAAGACACCACGTTGTCAAGTTCCGATCGAAATACATCCACATCGGTTTACACATCATTCCTTTCTTCAACGACCGATTTTTCCATCACAGGTAAATCATCCAAGCTCAATTTATCGGATTCATCCTCGACAGTGTTGACTAGTTCTAAAAGTACGATTTCCATGCCAAAGTTAGTTTCTAGTAGAATATCCAGCAGTACGTCATTTCCAAACCGCccttcatcatcgtcatcgtcagATGATACAACAGGTGCCTACTTGGGGACGCATCCTCTTCAGTCAACACTCTCTACTTCTAGCAGCAGTATATCACTCACCTCTCAAGTGCCCAGCACTAGTGCGACTTCCACGTCTCCCATACCAACATCCAGTCAAGCTTACAATACTGCAGCTGTTTCAAGCTCCGAAGACTCAAAAActatttattatttctatACCCAAGCATATGATATTACTGACTCCTCTACAACATTCGTAACGGGATTACCTACAACCATAGCAGTTGCCAAAAGCGAGGTTACCTCATTTTCCGCTCCATCTTCAACAATCACTGCAGACATGTCCTTTTATCAGCACTGGCTGGATGGCAGTTTGGATAATAATCAAAATCAAGACACTTCAAAGTCAAATACTGGCACCATTGTAGGAAGTGTGGTGGGAAGCGTTGGTGGTATTCTTATATGTGCGCTAGTAGTTTGGTTCATGTTGCttaggaaaagaaaagcaaagagGGAATTTAAGGAAACCGATTCTTTCTGTCACGAAATTGGGCGCAGGACAGGATTCCCGACAACAGCCCAAGCAAGGAAGGCGTCACTTCAAGCTCAAGATTCTAGATCCCAGCAGGCAAACATTGAGGTTGCTTCCACCAACAATCCGTTCAGCAACGAATTTAATTTTAAGGCAAGGGGAGCTCCTCCCCCAGTACCACCACCAAGAAATGCTACATCCATGAATGGTTCTTCACAAAATATGCGAAGTAATTTTATTGACCCGGAAAACAGGTTTTCCTATGGCTCTTCATTTACATATTCATCATTGGGTTCCTCTACCCAAGGCGGTTTCTCTACTCtatcttcaaattcaataCGGCTCGGACATGGGTTAGATAACAATGTCTCAAATGATGAGAGAAGTTCAGTTCAGAATAATTCACAGGGGTTCTTAAGGGAAATTATATGA
- the MRPL22 gene encoding mitochondrial 54S ribosomal protein uL22m (Mitochondrial ribosomal protein of the large subunit~similar to YNL177C) encodes MNFTARISHASGISRILLSPVSRRWIHITPISLDNSRGSLFGSITENRTKEGKNREDEHASSFSNRLAVASDSSGEAPEVDRDSITIENDKLLQQHIVSLQQPEQLASQTLLSPLKRKIYEANCKINGGFYKKDTIVKLPNSSERYKLNLTRKEIEVLEPSVYVQSYRIKSSMKKATLLLRLLGGLDVMKAISQCHFSNKKIAREVAELLQKAVKDGQKLGLKPENLYISQIWTGSDGFWRKRVEFKARTRVGIISHPYIHVRCILRTKSVTKQRLAYEAHSKEQRRAPWVQLGDKPIRGVTGGVYKW; translated from the coding sequence aTGAACTTCACGGCAAGAATATCTCATGCCAGTGGGATTTCTAGGATTCTACTTTCCCCTGTAAGCAGACGTTGGATCCATATAACGCCTATAAGTCTTGATAATTCAAGAGGGTCACTATTCGGAAGCATTACAGAAAATAGAACGAAGGAAGGTAAAAATAGGGAGGATGAACATGCGAGTAGCTTCTCTAATAGGCTAGCGGTTGCTTCTGATTCTTCTGGAGAAGCCCCTGAAGTTGATAGGGATTCGATAACTATAGAAAACGATAAGCTGCTACAGCAACATATCGTATCATTGCAGCAACCGGAACAATTAGCATCGCAAACCTTATTGTCTCctttgaagagaaaaatatatgaaGCTAATTGTAAAATTAATGGTGGATTCTACAAGAAAGATACTATTGTAAAGTTACCAAATTCTAGCGAACGTTACAAGCTAAATTTAAcgagaaaagaaattgaagtGCTAGAACCCTCCGTATATGTTCAGTCGTATAGAATTAAATCTTCGATGAAAAAGGCTACACTTCTATTGAGATTATTAGGAGGGCTTGACGTTATGAAGGCTATATCTCAATGTCACTTTTCTAATAAGAAAATTGCCCGTGAAGTGGCAGAACTACTTCAAAAAGCTGTTAAGGATGGCCAAAAATTAGGCTTGAAACCAGAAAATTTGTACATCTCTCAGATTTGGACAGGTAGTGACGGATTTTGGAGAAAACGCGTTGAATTTAAGGCAAGAACAAGAGTTGGTATCATAAGTCATCCTTACATACATGTCAGATGTATTCTGAGAACAAAGAGTGTTACAAAACAAAGACTTGCTTATGAAGCACATTCAAAAGAGCAAAGGAGAGCGCCATGGGTACAACTAGGAGACAAGCCAATTAGAGGTGTTACGGGTGGCGTATACAAATGGTGA